A stretch of Vannielia litorea DNA encodes these proteins:
- a CDS encoding carbohydrate ABC transporter permease produces MSAETESLAAQPRRTLDMNLVRKRARSWLAHGVVLALVVIMLLPLIYMVMMSFKTSTEIANDPLGLPDSLYWGNYMEALASMGYVRSVLNSLGITVSVILVVVFAGAMAAYPLARLQNRLSRVIVMIMALGLATPNFVTITPIYVIFRDLGLLDSYLGIVLAFAALKLPLAVFFYTSFIAAIPIELEEAARLDNCNNWQVFWHVIRPLLTPVTATLSLFVMIMVWNDFIYPLLLLTDKDKLTVMIAVYKFVGNTGIDPTKLFPAAVLGSLPLLILFAVFQRQIMSGATAGAVK; encoded by the coding sequence ATGAGCGCTGAAACCGAAAGTCTCGCCGCGCAACCGCGCAGGACGCTCGACATGAACCTCGTGCGCAAGCGCGCGAGATCCTGGCTCGCGCATGGGGTCGTGCTGGCCCTTGTCGTCATCATGCTGCTGCCGCTGATCTACATGGTGATGATGTCGTTCAAGACCTCGACCGAGATCGCGAACGACCCGCTCGGCCTGCCCGACAGCCTGTACTGGGGCAATTACATGGAGGCGCTGGCCTCGATGGGCTACGTCCGCTCGGTGCTCAACTCGCTGGGCATCACTGTATCGGTCATCCTGGTGGTGGTCTTTGCCGGGGCGATGGCCGCCTATCCGCTGGCGCGCCTGCAGAACCGGCTGAGCCGGGTCATCGTGATGATCATGGCGCTGGGACTGGCGACTCCCAACTTCGTGACGATCACGCCCATCTACGTCATCTTCCGCGATCTCGGCCTTCTCGACAGCTACCTCGGCATCGTGCTGGCCTTCGCGGCCCTCAAGCTGCCGCTTGCGGTGTTCTTCTACACCAGCTTCATCGCGGCCATTCCGATCGAACTGGAAGAGGCCGCGCGACTGGACAACTGCAACAACTGGCAGGTGTTCTGGCATGTCATCCGGCCCTTGCTGACGCCGGTCACCGCGACGCTGTCGCTCTTCGTGATGATCATGGTCTGGAACGACTTCATCTATCCGCTCCTGCTGCTGACGGACAAGGACAAGCTCACCGTGATGATCGCCGTCTACAAGTTCGTCGGCAACACCGGTATCGACCCTACCAAGCTGTTTCCGGCGGCGGTGCTCGGCTCGCTTCCGCTGCTGATCCTCTTCGCGGTGTTCCAGCGCCAGATCATGTCGGGCGCGACGGCGGGAGCGGTGAAATGA
- the ychF gene encoding redox-regulated ATPase YchF yields the protein MGFKTGIVGLPNVGKSTLFNALTRTAAAQAANFPFCTIEPNVGEVAVPDARLEKLAAIAGSRQIIPTRMTFVDIAGLVKGASKGEGLGNQFLANIRECDAIAHVLRCFEDGDVTHVEGRVDPVADAETIETELMLADLESIEKRRANLVRKLKGNDNDAAQQDRLLAEAQAALEAGRPARSVEVSEEDSRAWRQLQLLTTKPILYVCNVAEDEAAKGNAHAEAVAKMAEAQGAASVVISAKIEEEISQLDAEEAEMFLEELGLKEAGLDRLIKAGYDLLHLQTYFTVGPKEARAWTIPQGTSAPRAAGVIHGDFEKGFIRAETIAYDDYIAGNGEQGAKEAGKMRAEGKGYVVQDGDVLHFLHSG from the coding sequence ATGGGCTTCAAGACCGGCATCGTGGGGCTGCCCAACGTGGGCAAGTCGACGCTGTTCAACGCGCTGACCCGCACAGCGGCGGCGCAGGCGGCGAACTTTCCCTTCTGCACCATCGAGCCCAACGTGGGCGAGGTGGCGGTGCCCGACGCTCGTCTGGAGAAGCTGGCCGCCATCGCCGGCTCCAGGCAGATCATCCCGACCCGGATGACCTTCGTCGACATCGCCGGGCTGGTGAAGGGTGCGAGCAAGGGCGAGGGCCTGGGCAACCAGTTTCTGGCCAACATCCGCGAGTGCGACGCCATCGCCCACGTGCTGCGCTGCTTCGAGGACGGCGACGTGACCCACGTGGAGGGGCGCGTGGATCCGGTGGCCGACGCCGAGACCATCGAGACCGAGCTGATGCTGGCCGACCTCGAGAGCATCGAGAAGCGCCGCGCCAACCTCGTGCGCAAGCTCAAGGGCAACGACAATGACGCCGCGCAGCAGGACCGCCTCCTCGCCGAGGCCCAGGCTGCGCTTGAAGCCGGGCGACCCGCCCGCTCGGTGGAGGTGTCGGAGGAAGACTCCCGCGCCTGGCGCCAGCTCCAGCTGCTCACCACCAAGCCCATCCTCTATGTCTGCAACGTGGCCGAGGACGAGGCCGCGAAGGGCAATGCCCATGCCGAGGCCGTGGCAAAGATGGCCGAGGCTCAAGGCGCGGCCTCGGTGGTGATTTCCGCCAAGATCGAGGAAGAGATCAGCCAGCTTGATGCGGAGGAGGCCGAGATGTTCCTCGAGGAGCTGGGCCTCAAGGAGGCCGGTCTCGACCGCCTGATCAAGGCCGGCTACGACCTGCTTCACCTTCAGACATACTTCACCGTCGGCCCCAAGGAAGCCCGCGCCTGGACGATACCGCAGGGCACCTCCGCGCCGCGTGCGGCAGGTGTGATCCACGGAGATTTCGAGAAAGGCTTCATCCGCGCCGAGACCATCGCCTACGACGATTACATCGCGGGCAATGGCGAGCAGGGGGCCAAGGAAGCCGGAAAGATGCGTGCAGAGGGCAAGGGCTACGTGGTGCAGGACGGCGACGTGCTGCACTTCCTGCACTCCGGCTGA
- a CDS encoding SDR family NAD(P)-dependent oxidoreductase, with protein sequence MNLSGRHVIVTGAGAGIGLGIARACRAAGAEVTGFDRSTEGCNRLEETGARFVQVDVTDLDGFEAAISEAHARMGRLDGMVNNAGVTIKVPFLEMTRDQMETLWTVNQRSVLVGCQAAGRIMAAAGRGAIVNLSSVHARATNPGHEGYAGTKAAIAAMTRAMAWSLGPEGVRVNAICPAMTRTEIVDEAMKDPTKDALFRSWTADGEVTTVDEIGTLAVFLLSDAGAALNGSEVVADRAMSALLDVFDVKGKKDG encoded by the coding sequence ATGAACCTTTCAGGGCGCCACGTGATCGTCACCGGGGCCGGGGCCGGGATCGGCCTCGGTATCGCAAGAGCCTGTCGTGCGGCAGGGGCCGAGGTGACCGGTTTCGACAGAAGCACCGAGGGATGCAATCGGCTGGAAGAGACCGGCGCGCGGTTCGTGCAGGTCGACGTGACCGATCTCGATGGTTTCGAGGCGGCAATTTCCGAGGCGCATGCCCGCATGGGGCGGCTCGATGGCATGGTCAATAACGCCGGGGTCACCATAAAGGTGCCGTTCCTCGAGATGACCCGCGACCAGATGGAAACACTCTGGACGGTGAACCAGCGGTCTGTGCTGGTGGGGTGCCAGGCGGCGGGGCGGATCATGGCCGCGGCGGGGCGGGGGGCGATCGTCAACCTGTCGTCCGTGCATGCGAGAGCCACCAACCCCGGCCATGAGGGCTACGCGGGCACCAAGGCCGCCATTGCCGCGATGACCCGCGCGATGGCCTGGTCGCTCGGGCCGGAGGGCGTGCGGGTCAATGCGATCTGTCCGGCGATGACGCGCACCGAGATCGTGGACGAGGCGATGAAGGACCCGACCAAGGACGCGCTGTTCCGGTCCTGGACCGCCGACGGCGAGGTGACGACCGTGGACGAGATCGGAACCTTGGCAGTCTTCCTGCTATCTGACGCCGGCGCGGCGCTCAATGGCTCCGAGGTGGTCGCTGACCGCGCCATGTCGGCGCTACTGGATGTATTCGACGTGAAGGGAAAGAAAGATGGCTGA
- a CDS encoding ABC transporter substrate-binding protein, with the protein MAWCGGASAQTVLDVVAWKGNEAEPAGLPELIEKFEAENPDIDVDLTYVARKDVDKVIPPRLQSGNPPDVTMVDSSLVDLWGGAGFLSDLGTDSAWYASMVPAVSEVMTRDGQIMVFPLEVIGMGNFVNMDLLAEAGIDEAPLTLEELKTACGALADAGISPMIFAGGFPAMLYVGANGIDPAGISAAEYGSGERSFVDDENFNASLDSVRELVEARCFDPELQAGLDPWATAPQEFRSGNVAILPQGAWNIGNFSDVEGLNYQFAPMPSRFTEDGLALDLVGPGWAIPRDAANQEAARKWVEFFAEEENLNVFLEAEGAYSPYTGGKATMPELAAPYTEAREKGSLILWPFSTLEFPKPLQSEWEDSLTGFLLDIEAPNEDTLQRWDDAVEDSL; encoded by the coding sequence ATGGCTTGGTGCGGAGGGGCATCGGCCCAGACCGTGCTGGATGTCGTGGCCTGGAAGGGCAATGAGGCGGAGCCCGCAGGGCTGCCCGAACTGATCGAGAAGTTCGAGGCGGAGAACCCGGATATCGACGTCGACCTGACCTATGTGGCGCGCAAGGACGTTGACAAGGTGATCCCGCCACGCCTGCAATCGGGCAACCCGCCCGACGTGACCATGGTGGACAGCTCGCTGGTCGATCTCTGGGGCGGGGCGGGCTTTCTCTCCGATCTCGGGACCGACAGTGCCTGGTACGCCAGCATGGTGCCTGCGGTCTCCGAGGTGATGACGCGCGACGGCCAGATCATGGTGTTCCCGCTCGAAGTGATCGGCATGGGCAACTTCGTGAACATGGATTTGCTGGCCGAGGCCGGGATCGACGAGGCGCCCTTGACGCTCGAAGAGCTCAAAACCGCCTGCGGGGCACTGGCCGATGCGGGCATCTCGCCGATGATCTTTGCCGGGGGCTTCCCGGCCATGCTCTACGTTGGCGCCAACGGGATCGACCCGGCGGGCATCAGCGCCGCCGAGTACGGCAGCGGCGAACGCAGCTTCGTTGACGACGAGAACTTCAACGCCTCGCTCGACAGCGTGCGCGAGCTGGTCGAGGCGCGCTGCTTCGATCCCGAGTTGCAGGCCGGGCTGGACCCCTGGGCGACGGCGCCGCAGGAGTTTCGGTCCGGCAACGTGGCGATCCTGCCGCAGGGGGCTTGGAACATCGGCAATTTCTCCGATGTCGAGGGGCTGAACTACCAGTTCGCGCCGATGCCCTCGCGGTTCACCGAGGACGGCCTCGCGCTCGACCTCGTGGGGCCTGGCTGGGCGATCCCGAGGGATGCGGCCAACCAGGAAGCAGCACGCAAGTGGGTGGAGTTCTTCGCGGAGGAAGAGAACCTGAACGTGTTCCTCGAGGCAGAAGGGGCTTATAGCCCGTACACGGGCGGCAAGGCCACCATGCCCGAGTTGGCCGCGCCTTACACCGAGGCGCGCGAGAAGGGGAGCCTGATACTTTGGCCCTTCTCCACACTGGAGTTCCCCAAGCCGCTGCAATCCGAGTGGGAAGACAGCCTGACCGGCTTCCTGCTCGATATCGAGGCTCCCAATGAAGACACGCTCCAGCGTTGGGATGATGCCGTCGAAGACAGCCTGTAA
- a CDS encoding NAD-dependent epimerase/dehydratase family protein — protein MKHVLVTGGAGFIGRHLVKALLNRGARVTVLDDMSTGHRENLPSHPRLTVTEGCVTRLPDPGPVDMIYNLACRASPRHYQADPIGTWRASVHGVEQVASLARRHSARIVHSSTSEVYGDPEVTPQTEAYVGHVNPVGPRACYDESKRAAETLLADLYRIEGLQVRIARIFNTYGPGMAADDGRVVSNFVVQALKGVPLTIYGDGRQTRSFCHVRDMVAGLLALGETEGIDGAIVNIGNPGEFTIAALAAKIAALAGVPLEIAPAPLPADDPRQRRPDITRARALLGWEPKVELDEGLADTMAHFRELLALT, from the coding sequence ATGAAGCATGTCCTGGTTACCGGCGGCGCAGGCTTCATTGGCCGGCATCTCGTGAAGGCCCTGCTGAACCGGGGGGCGCGAGTCACCGTGCTGGACGACATGTCGACCGGCCACCGGGAGAACCTGCCCTCCCATCCCCGGCTCACCGTGACCGAGGGTTGCGTCACCCGGCTGCCCGATCCGGGACCGGTCGACATGATCTACAACCTGGCCTGCCGCGCGTCGCCGCGCCACTACCAGGCCGATCCCATCGGAACCTGGCGCGCCTCTGTTCATGGGGTCGAGCAGGTCGCCAGCCTGGCCAGGCGCCACAGTGCCCGGATCGTGCACAGCTCCACCTCCGAGGTCTATGGCGACCCGGAAGTCACCCCGCAGACCGAGGCCTACGTCGGCCACGTCAACCCGGTCGGGCCGCGCGCATGTTACGACGAGAGCAAACGCGCCGCCGAGACTCTGCTTGCCGATCTGTACCGGATCGAGGGCCTGCAAGTTCGCATCGCCCGCATCTTCAACACCTACGGTCCCGGCATGGCGGCCGATGACGGCCGCGTGGTCTCCAACTTCGTCGTGCAGGCCCTGAAGGGGGTGCCGCTGACCATCTACGGCGATGGCCGCCAGACCCGAAGCTTCTGCCACGTGCGCGACATGGTGGCTGGCCTTCTGGCGCTGGGCGAAACCGAAGGTATCGATGGGGCCATCGTGAACATCGGCAATCCCGGCGAGTTCACCATTGCCGCCCTTGCGGCCAAGATCGCGGCTCTCGCCGGTGTGCCCCTCGAGATTGCCCCGGCGCCGCTGCCCGCCGACGACCCGCGCCAGCGCCGGCCCGACATCACCCGTGCCCGCGCCCTTCTGGGCTGGGAGCCGAAGGTAGAGCTCGACGAGGGGCTCGCGGACACAATGGCCCATTTCCGGGAGCTCCTTGCGCTGACCTGA
- a CDS encoding glycosyl transferase family 90, with translation MFRQPKRGSEAGFWGGLKRRRRLGQARSESARQIADLAKLPPLTVGRSDRPSGAYDVRIRREGAGYRVLLPSFRADANARSYVRRRTAAYLWWFMQAAPEVEEISGNTSDGETPSLARYSFSSYGSQVPLPDYYFFRDRGYEAFRRQALSAEQDWDSRSDALIWRGGPNGLGLVSTDPAMARHPGLQQRIALALRCKGGPIDVGFVAASSPDQAAIFEAAGILGDVVPNLSWGGRKYAIDIDGFSNAWDNLFHRLLLGCCVLKVESPFGFRQWYYDRLQPGCHYVPVRADLSDLETQFDWVKANPSQAREIAAEGQALARSLTWDSECARAGEIINSTWSSQ, from the coding sequence ATGTTCCGACAACCAAAGCGCGGCAGCGAAGCTGGCTTCTGGGGCGGCCTGAAACGGCGGCGGCGCCTCGGTCAGGCACGTTCCGAAAGCGCCCGGCAGATCGCGGATCTCGCTAAGCTGCCCCCGCTGACCGTCGGGCGGAGCGACCGACCGTCCGGGGCCTACGATGTGCGTATCCGGCGTGAAGGTGCGGGCTATCGGGTGCTGCTGCCGTCGTTCCGTGCCGACGCGAATGCCCGCAGCTACGTCCGTCGTCGCACGGCCGCCTATCTGTGGTGGTTCATGCAGGCCGCACCGGAGGTGGAAGAGATCTCGGGCAATACCTCCGACGGTGAGACGCCTTCCCTGGCGCGCTACAGCTTCTCCTCCTACGGCTCTCAGGTGCCGCTGCCCGACTATTACTTCTTCCGCGACCGAGGCTACGAGGCCTTTCGCCGGCAGGCTCTCTCCGCCGAACAGGACTGGGACAGCCGGAGCGATGCCCTGATCTGGCGGGGTGGTCCCAATGGGCTCGGGCTGGTTTCCACCGATCCGGCGATGGCCCGCCACCCCGGTCTGCAGCAACGGATCGCACTGGCGTTACGCTGCAAGGGCGGGCCGATCGACGTGGGCTTCGTGGCTGCGTCGAGCCCCGACCAGGCGGCGATATTCGAGGCCGCCGGCATTTTGGGCGATGTGGTGCCCAACCTGAGCTGGGGTGGCCGGAAATACGCCATTGATATTGATGGCTTTTCAAACGCGTGGGACAACCTCTTTCACCGTCTCCTGCTCGGCTGCTGCGTGCTGAAGGTCGAGAGCCCCTTCGGTTTTCGGCAATGGTATTACGACAGGCTGCAGCCTGGCTGCCATTACGTTCCTGTCCGGGCCGACCTGTCCGATCTGGAAACGCAGTTCGACTGGGTGAAGGCGAACCCCTCGCAGGCCCGCGAAATCGCCGCCGAGGGGCAAGCCCTCGCCCGAAGCCTGACCTGGGACAGCGAATGTGCCCGGGCCGGCGAAATCATCAATTCCACCTGGAGCAGCCAATGA
- a CDS encoding sulfatase family protein: MRQRKPNFLLISTDQQRGDCIGAEGRGVSTPNIDRMGEAGVRFSTCITPHPMCQAARASILTGKLPYSHGVRDNGRDLDEALGAQGLGGTFSRAGYDTHFIGKAHLSSQQTFEPTGRPECYTSAADFGPDWRGGYMGFDNVQMMLRPHHHTKWSEPPEALHYEYWLDQGGEGRARWDLAKEALPPETAHFQTWRSALPSEWHSTRWIGDRAVEMIEAKGDTPLMAWVSFPDPHPPFLCPRPWCDQHDRDSVTIARHPTLDLDRRPWWHRAFVEDRAKPIKQGAEHNAGGVDWGQKGELTEDALRDLTSIYFGMISAVDAQLGRILAALEAKGELDNTYIVFVSDHGEWLGDHGLLLKGPMLYDGLLRVPCLIRGPGVPPGQVLSDPVGSVDILATAADLCGLETAPNHGRSWRALWQGAETRDFALSEYEVDSLRSAVDMDLMTVRSRRFRMSVDLRTDTGELYDMQEDPDEMHNLFDDASRSAVRREHMDMIRSRPNDQIPVSPRVGWH; this comes from the coding sequence ATGCGTCAGCGAAAACCCAACTTCCTCCTCATCTCCACCGATCAGCAGCGGGGGGATTGCATCGGCGCGGAAGGCCGGGGCGTCTCCACCCCCAACATCGACAGGATGGGCGAGGCGGGCGTGCGGTTCTCGACCTGCATCACGCCCCACCCGATGTGCCAGGCCGCCCGCGCCTCGATCCTCACCGGCAAGCTGCCCTACAGCCACGGCGTGCGCGACAACGGCCGTGATCTCGACGAGGCCCTCGGGGCCCAAGGTTTGGGAGGCACGTTCAGCCGCGCAGGCTACGACACCCACTTCATCGGCAAGGCGCATCTGTCGAGCCAGCAGACCTTCGAGCCCACCGGCCGGCCGGAATGCTACACCAGCGCCGCCGACTTCGGCCCCGACTGGCGCGGCGGCTACATGGGGTTCGACAACGTCCAGATGATGCTGCGCCCGCACCACCACACCAAGTGGAGCGAGCCCCCCGAAGCACTGCACTATGAATACTGGCTCGACCAGGGCGGCGAGGGCCGCGCCCGATGGGATCTCGCCAAGGAGGCGCTGCCCCCCGAGACGGCGCATTTCCAGACATGGCGCTCGGCGCTTCCCTCCGAGTGGCACTCGACCCGGTGGATCGGCGATCGCGCCGTGGAGATGATCGAGGCCAAGGGCGATACGCCCCTGATGGCATGGGTCTCCTTTCCCGATCCGCACCCGCCCTTCCTCTGCCCGCGCCCATGGTGTGATCAGCACGACCGGGACAGCGTGACGATCGCCAGGCATCCGACGCTCGATCTCGACAGGCGCCCCTGGTGGCACAGGGCCTTCGTCGAGGACCGCGCCAAGCCGATCAAGCAAGGCGCCGAGCACAACGCCGGGGGGGTCGACTGGGGCCAGAAGGGCGAACTGACCGAGGATGCCCTGCGCGACCTGACCTCGATCTACTTCGGCATGATCTCCGCCGTCGATGCGCAGCTCGGCCGCATACTCGCGGCGCTGGAGGCGAAGGGCGAGCTCGACAACACCTACATCGTCTTCGTCAGCGACCACGGCGAATGGCTGGGCGACCACGGCCTGCTGCTGAAGGGCCCGATGCTCTACGACGGCCTGCTGCGCGTGCCCTGCCTCATCCGGGGCCCCGGCGTGCCCCCGGGCCAGGTCCTGTCCGATCCAGTCGGCTCCGTCGACATCCTCGCCACCGCGGCCGACCTCTGCGGTCTGGAGACCGCGCCGAACCATGGCCGCTCCTGGCGCGCCCTCTGGCAGGGCGCAGAAACCCGCGATTTCGCTCTCTCCGAATACGAGGTCGACTCCCTGCGAAGCGCCGTCGACATGGACCTGATGACCGTCCGCAGTCGTCGGTTCCGCATGTCCGTCGACCTCCGGACCGACACCGGCGAGCTCTACGACATGCAGGAAGACCCCGACGAAATGCACAACCTCTTCGACGATGCCTCACGCAGCGCCGTACGCCGGGAACACATGGACATGATCAGAAGCCGCCCGAACGACCAGATCCCCGTGTCGCCCAGGGTGGGGTGGCACTGA
- the speB gene encoding agmatinase translates to MPNPFFQPVSGFELPRFAGIPTFMRLPHVPLDDPRLAEVEIGLIGVPWDSGTTNRPGPRHGPRALRDASTMIRAENGATGVRPYEMVNCADLGDVAPNPADIADTMDRITSFYCKVLDAGIMPLTAGGDHLTSLPVLRAIAAEGPVGMVHFDSHTDLYHSYFGGTMYTHGTPFRRAVEEGLLEPERVVQIGIRGTAYDSEDRDFATSVGIRVIPIEEFHARGVDQVMAEAREIVGDGPTYVSYDIDFIDPAFAPGTGTPEVGGPNSYQALQVVRALRGLNVVAADMVEVSPPFDLGGATSYLGTSVMFELLCVMAEAISDPMKR, encoded by the coding sequence ATGCCCAACCCGTTCTTCCAGCCGGTCTCCGGCTTCGAGCTGCCACGCTTTGCAGGCATCCCGACCTTCATGCGGCTGCCCCATGTGCCGCTCGACGATCCCCGGCTGGCCGAAGTCGAGATCGGCCTGATCGGCGTGCCCTGGGACTCCGGCACCACCAACCGCCCCGGCCCGCGCCACGGCCCCCGCGCCCTGCGCGATGCCTCCACCATGATCCGCGCCGAGAACGGGGCGACGGGCGTGCGTCCCTACGAGATGGTCAACTGCGCCGACCTCGGCGACGTGGCGCCCAATCCCGCCGATATCGCCGACACGATGGACCGGATAACATCGTTTTATTGCAAGGTGTTGGATGCCGGGATCATGCCGCTGACCGCGGGCGGAGACCACCTGACCTCGCTGCCCGTCCTGCGCGCCATTGCCGCCGAGGGGCCGGTGGGCATGGTGCATTTCGACAGCCATACCGACCTCTACCACTCCTACTTCGGCGGCACGATGTACACCCATGGCACGCCCTTCCGACGCGCGGTGGAGGAGGGGCTGCTGGAGCCCGAGCGGGTGGTGCAGATCGGCATTCGCGGCACTGCCTATGACAGCGAGGACAGGGACTTCGCCACATCGGTCGGCATCCGCGTGATCCCGATCGAGGAGTTCCACGCGCGGGGTGTCGACCAGGTGATGGCCGAGGCTCGGGAGATCGTTGGCGACGGGCCGACCTACGTGAGCTATGACATTGATTTCATTGACCCCGCATTTGCCCCGGGCACCGGAACGCCGGAGGTGGGCGGGCCGAACAGCTACCAGGCCTTGCAGGTGGTTCGCGCCCTGCGCGGGCTCAACGTGGTGGCGGCCGACATGGTCGAGGTGTCTCCGCCTTTCGACCTGGGAGGCGCCACCAGCTACCTCGGAACCTCGGTGATGTTCGAACTCCTCTGCGTGATGGCGGAGGCGATTTCCGACCCGATGAAGCGTTGA
- a CDS encoding VOC family protein: protein MKAIPYLFYRGTAKEALETYARIFGSAAPEVFTYASMPEEDRAQMPGVPADAVMHGAVQVGDTWLYCSDDLTGEFIPMAGSSISVTLKDEAETERVFTALSEGGEVRMPLMEMFFSPAFGTLTDRFGIRWMVMADGEP, encoded by the coding sequence GTGAAGGCCATTCCCTACCTGTTCTACCGAGGCACCGCCAAGGAGGCGCTCGAGACTTACGCCCGCATTTTCGGCAGCGCCGCGCCCGAGGTGTTTACCTATGCCTCCATGCCAGAGGAAGACCGTGCCCAGATGCCCGGCGTGCCGGCGGATGCCGTGATGCACGGCGCCGTGCAGGTCGGCGACACATGGCTATACTGTTCCGACGACCTGACCGGCGAGTTCATCCCCATGGCGGGCTCGTCGATCTCCGTGACCCTGAAGGACGAGGCCGAGACCGAGCGGGTCTTCACCGCCCTCTCCGAAGGCGGTGAGGTGCGGATGCCGCTGATGGAGATGTTCTTCTCCCCCGCCTTCGGCACGCTCACCGACCGCTTCGGAATCCGCTGGATGGTGATGGCCGACGGCGAGCCGTAG
- a CDS encoding carbohydrate ABC transporter permease, whose protein sequence is MRARNSLYIFTIPALAVLVLFFVHPIILTVDMSFTSFKGIGEAKDVGWRNYERIFTRDRYLRELWITIWYTVIVVSSLTVTGLFFAAMLHRMPAIRNFSRAALYTPAMMSFVVVGYVWQFLYSPINGGINVALRDLGLGGWEQNWLGDPALALYSVAFTQIWMFTGFTCAIFLAGFAGIPEEIGEAGRLEGASSWQRFRYLELPLLGPSITVSVILTTIGTLKTFELPFILTKGGPDGATRMLSIEIIDNLFGQYKFGFASALAIVMLILVLAVAFIQNKVLRDRESH, encoded by the coding sequence ATGCGCGCGCGCAACTCGCTCTACATCTTTACCATTCCGGCGCTGGCGGTGCTGGTGCTGTTCTTCGTGCACCCGATCATCCTGACGGTGGACATGAGCTTTACCAGCTTCAAGGGGATCGGCGAGGCGAAGGACGTGGGATGGCGCAACTACGAGCGCATCTTCACCCGCGACCGCTACCTGCGCGAGCTCTGGATCACGATCTGGTACACGGTGATCGTGGTGTCCAGCCTCACGGTCACGGGCCTCTTCTTCGCGGCGATGTTGCACCGGATGCCGGCCATCCGGAACTTCAGCCGCGCCGCGCTCTATACCCCGGCCATGATGAGTTTCGTGGTTGTCGGCTACGTCTGGCAGTTTCTCTACTCGCCAATCAACGGGGGCATCAACGTGGCCCTGCGTGACCTGGGGCTTGGTGGTTGGGAGCAGAACTGGCTCGGGGATCCGGCGCTGGCGCTCTACTCGGTGGCCTTCACTCAGATCTGGATGTTCACCGGCTTTACCTGCGCGATCTTCCTGGCAGGGTTTGCGGGCATCCCGGAAGAGATCGGAGAGGCCGGGCGGCTGGAGGGCGCGAGTTCTTGGCAACGCTTCCGGTATCTCGAGCTTCCCCTGCTGGGGCCGTCGATCACGGTGTCGGTGATCCTGACGACGATCGGCACGCTCAAGACTTTCGAGCTGCCCTTCATCCTCACCAAGGGCGGGCCGGACGGCGCAACGCGGATGCTCTCCATCGAGATCATCGACAACCTCTTCGGGCAGTACAAGTTCGGCTTCGCGAGCGCGCTTGCGATCGTCATGCTGATCCTCGTGCTCGCCGTCGCCTTCATTCAGAACAAGGTCCTGCGGGATCGGGAGAGCCACTGA